One segment of Synchiropus splendidus isolate RoL2022-P1 chromosome 4, RoL_Sspl_1.0, whole genome shotgun sequence DNA contains the following:
- the zgc:113263 gene encoding uncharacterized protein zgc:113263 isoform X5, with protein MAGEESAPHDLPVHYLRLLATPVQLLSAAMWHTVQGGLVDRFGVLEEFVSMTTELVPELMNYSQRSQLILGLRARLVLEMCRGDDPVDFEVIQPHLDRMKAPASGTKDHQLTVDQVEESEVNFVELVHSILDDPAEKKFFFEEVFPMYFGSKFDAALEMLMWEFISRLDELLPLPDFTQLAALLGDAPAFLDDCLTSFFPPEDMKAVLQHHRQLGHFQEKDPRLLPMDNCILTSMSLSPAARRAGTSAPPISAHKDPPDHIIISESSRLRPGSLKADETIDLTLGSAVPDSDDESCIIRGWVQRKRKLSQGEDLPPKLMKSHLDEQYSAVSPLISIWGDYTAEGPAPHSLLRTATDDSQEDSGLAQIDSKVPWSDEETMTLLDIWGQDSTQRALKRCLKNRHIFAQIAQKMAEHGYARSTEQCQTRIKRLKKCFRRNVRGNSGNEYKFYEQLQRVLGSSRPPDHLEVSYDVDEIVEEEESRDADEELQFVGQATALETVSGVRVPWTDLETLTLINTWGDDRMNKRSGAPRTGNIFAIISSKMASQGFSRTPEQCQTRLKRLRSKFRQCYENNIRGRRQVHCRFYNQLGRVLVKDFEPDPSLSDDPEPEDSQPEPGPSSGASSSAQDERRKVPWSDRETVILLEVWGDAQEKQSSGRTSSNVLLFTEIADKLAESGFSRTAEQCQTRVKRLKSTYWQCRDSPSNGKIDFRFYELMEQILDKQPSTSAAASSAVTDSIEISEESADEEDSNAAESAVSAEKTPQNSWTDEETLGLISVWGDPEIQEAFAAPVANRLVHANIAERMKELGYSRTGEQCRWKMKALRNNYRNSYERKLSGKVVDYRFYDLLEKILGPRVENEEGDDALEQIPGALSSVCADPANLPWTEVETMTLVQVWAADDVQLSLKMSVRNGHVYADIADKMAALGYTRTAEQCQNRIKRLKKTYRRHCNSRRNGARAAFQYFHLMDPVLNGSSAEDVSTSWSLPAEKENKVSTSQPTPDSAKKTPWSEQETRTLLQVWGDDGVQLTLRGCQKNRHVFNYISDRMSDSGYSRTPDQCYTRIKRLKHGFLHEKEEFKFFVEMEEIFSRDLSVDESVAEEPDEVPAEQESEAVPAEVQWTSDTTKHPWGDPETRVLLEIWGSEDMQESLRSCTKNKHVFVLISEAMVGRGYPRTPEQCQTRIKRLRANFRHFLDGRKGENECKFFQQLSHIFGDKYGSLDTSPDDPDDQEEPVDCVS; from the exons ATGGCCGGAGAAGAGTCTGCTC ccCATGACCTCCCCGTCCACTACCTCCGCCTCCTGGCCACACCTGTCCAGCTGCTGTCGGCCGCCATGTGGCACACTGTCCAGGGTGGATTGGTGGACCGCTTTGGGGTTCTGGAAGAgtttgtttccatgacaacggAACTGGTACCAGAACTGATGAACTACAGCCAGAGGAGTCAGCTGATCCTGGGCCTGCGAGCCAGG CTGGTTCTGGAGATGTGTCGAGGTGATGATCCGGTGGACTTTGAGGTCATCCAACCCCACCTTGATCGGATGAAAGCTCCTGCGAGTGGCACCAAAGACCACCAG TTGACCGtggaccaggtggaggagtcGGAGGTCAACTTTGTGGAGCTGGTCCACTCAATACTGGACGACCCAGCAGAGAAGAAGTTCTTCTTTGAG GAAGTGTTCCCGATGTACTTTGGGTCCAAGTTTGATGCTGCTCTGGAAATGCTGATGTGGGAGTTCATCTCCCGACTGGACGAGCTGTTGCCTCTCCCTGACTTCACTCAG CTGGCCGCCCTGCTGGGTGACGCTCCAGCCTTTCTGGATGACTGTCTCACGTCCTTCTTCCCTCCAGAGGACATGAAGGCAGTCCTCCAGCACCACCGACAGCTGGGACACTTCCAGGAGAAAG ATCCTCGTCTGCTGCCTATGGACAACTGCATTCTCACCTCCATGTCTCTTTCACCTGCTGCCCGACGAGCTGGGACCTCTGCCCCTCCCATCTCTGCCCACAAAGACCCCCCAGACCACATTATTATCTCAGAGAGCAGCCGCCTCCGTCCTGGCAGTCTGAAGGCCGATGAAACTATTGACCTGACACTGGGCAGCGCAGTGCCAGACAGTGATGACGAGAGCTGCATCATCCGAGGGTGGgtccagaggaagaggaagctgagCCAAGGGGAGGACCTCCCCCCTAAACTCAT GAAGTCTCACTTGGATGAGCAGTACTCTGCCgtttctcctctcatctccaTCTGGGGTGACTACACTGCGGAGGGCCCAGCTCCTCACAGCCTCCTCCGCACAGCCACTGACGACTCTCAGGAAGATTCTGGCCTGGCCCAGATCGACTCCAAGGTTCCGTGGTCGGACGAGGAGACGATGACCCTGCTGGACATCTGGGGCCAAGACTCGACCCAACGGGCTCTGAAGCGCTGCCTCAAGAACCGACACATCTTCGCGCAGATCGCCCAGAAGATGGCCGAGCATGGTTACGCAAGGTCCACCGAACAGTGCCAGACCCGGATTAAGAGGCTGAAGAAGTGTTTTCGTAGGAATGTCAG AGGGAACTCTGGGAATGAATACAAATTCTACGAGCAGCTGCAGCGAGTTCTGGGGTCCTCACGGCCGCCTGACCATCTTGAGGTCTCTTACGACGTCGACGAGattgtggaggaggaagagtctcGTGATGCCGATGAGGAGCTGCAGTTTGTGGGACAAGCGACCGCCCTAGAGACAG TTTCAGGTGTTCGTGTTCCCTGGACCGACCTGGAGACCCTCACCCTGATCAACACATGGGGAGACGACCGGATGAATAAGAGGAGTGGAGCACCGCGCACTGGCAACATCTTTGCCATCATCTCCAGCAAAATGGCCTCCCAAGGGTTTTCTAGAACCCCAGAACAATGCCAGACCCGCCTGAAACGGCTCAGGTCAAAGTTCCGTCAGTGCTATGAGAACAA CATCAGAGGGCGCCGACAGGTCCACTGCAGATTCTACAACCAGCTGGGTCGAGTTCTGGTCAAAGACTTCGAGCCAGATCCGTCCCTGAGTGATGACCCAGAACCCGAAGACTCCCAGCCAGAACCA GGTCCCTCATCAGGTGCCTCCAGCAGTGCCCAGGATGAGCGCAGGAAGGTTCCGTGGTCAGACAGGGAGACGGTGATCCTCTTGGAGGTCTGGGGTGATGCACAG GAAAAGCAGAGCTCGGGTCGAACGTCGAGCAATGTCTTGCTCTTCACTGAGATTGCAGACAAGCTGGCGGAGAGCGGATTCAGTCGCACCGCGGAACAGTGTCAGACCCGTGTGAAGCGCCTTAAGTCCACATACTGGCAGTGCCGGGACAGTCCCAG TAACGGGAAGATAGACTTCCGCTTCTACGAACTGATGGAGCAGATTCTGGACAAACAACCGTCTACGTCCGCCGCTGCCTCCTCTGCTGTGACGGACTCCATTGAGATCTCTGAAGAGTCTGCCGACGAGGAAGATTCCAACGCGGCAG AATCAGCCGTGTCGGCGGAAAAGACACCTCAGAACTCATGGACTGACGAGGAAACCTTGGGGCTCATCAGTGTTTGGGGTGACCCCGAAATTCAGGAGGCGTTTGCGGCGCCGGTCGCTAACAGGCTGGTCCACGCAAACATCGCAGAGAGAATGAAGGAACTCGGCTACTCCAGAACTGGAGAGCAATGTCGCTGGAAGATGAAGGCTCTCCGGAACAACTACCGTAACAGCTACGAGAGGAAATT GAGCGGGAAGGTGGTGGACTACCGCTTCTACGACCTGCTGGAGAAGATTCTGGGTCCTCGAGTGGAGAACGAGGAGGGAGACGATGCACTCGAGCAGATTCCAG GTGCCCTGTCTTCAGTCTGTGCTGACCCGGCCAATCTGCCGTGGACGGAGGTGGAGACGATGACTTTGGTGCAGGTGTGGGCCGCTGATGACGTCCAGCTCAGCCTGAAGATGAGTGTCCGCAATGGTCACGTTTATGCCGACATTGCAGACAAGATGGCTGCCTTAGGCTACACAAGGACGGCAGAACAGTGCCAGAATCGAATAAAGAGGCTGAAGAAGACGTACAGGCGGCACTGCAACAGTCGGAG GAACGGTGCGCGGGCTGCGTTCCAGTACTTCCACCTGATGGATCCGGTCTTGAACGGATCTTCCGCTGAAGATGTCTCTACCTCGTGGAGTCTTCCTGCTGAGAAGGAAAACAAGGTGTCGACCAGCCAGCCGACCCCTGATTCAGCCAAGAAAACGCCGTGGTCTGAGCAGGAGACGCGAACGCTGCTGCAGGTGTGGGGGGATGACGGCGTCCAGCTGACCCTGAGAGGCTGCCAGAAGAACCGTCACGTCTTCAACTACATCTCTGACCGAATGAGCGACAGTGGCTACAGCCGGACGCCGGACCAGTGCTACACTCGGATCAAACGCCTCAAACACGGATTCCTGCACGAGAA GGAGGAGTTCAAGTTCTTTGTGGAGATGGAAGAAATCTTCAGTCGAGACCTGAGTGTGGACGAGTCGGTGGCAGAAGAACCAGACGAAGTGCCCGCAGAGCAGGAGAGTGAAGCAG TGCCTGCTGAAGTCCAGTGGACGTCAGACACCACCAAACACCCTTGGGGCGACCCGGAGACCCGGGTGCTTCTGGAGATCTGGGGCAGCGAGGACATGCAGGAGAGCCTGCGCAGTTGCACCAAAAACAAGCACGTCTTCGTCTTGATCTCCGAGGCCATGGTGGGCCGCGGCTACCCGAGGACACCCGAGCAGTGCCAGACGCGTATCAAGAGGCTGCGCGCCAACTTCAGGCACTTCCTGGATGGCAGGAA agGAGAGAACGAGTGCAAGTTCTTCCAGCAGCTCTCCCACATCTTTGGAGACAAGTACGGGAGCCTGGACACGTCGCCTGATGACCCTGACGACCAGGAGGAGCCTGttg ATTGCGTGTCTTGA
- the zgc:113263 gene encoding uncharacterized protein zgc:113263 isoform X2, giving the protein MRGSCSFVLLAHRLSGICRLAQLCHGAHDLPVHYLRLLATPVQLLSAAMWHTVQGGLVDRFGVLEEFVSMTTELVPELMNYSQRSQLILGLRARLVLEMCRGDDPVDFEVIQPHLDRMKAPASGTKDHQLTVDQVEESEVNFVELVHSILDDPAEKKFFFEEVFPMYFGSKFDAALEMLMWEFISRLDELLPLPDFTQLAALLGDAPAFLDDCLTSFFPPEDMKAVLQHHRQLGHFQEKDPRLLPMDNCILTSMSLSPAARRAGTSAPPISAHKDPPDHIIISESSRLRPGSLKADETIDLTLGSAVPDSDDESCIIRGWVQRKRKLSQGEDLPPKLMKSHLDEQYSAVSPLISIWGDYTAEGPAPHSLLRTATDDSQEDSGLAQIDSKVPWSDEETMTLLDIWGQDSTQRALKRCLKNRHIFAQIAQKMAEHGYARSTEQCQTRIKRLKKCFRRNVRGNSGNEYKFYEQLQRVLGSSRPPDHLEVSYDVDEIVEEEESRDADEELQFVGQATALETVSGVRVPWTDLETLTLINTWGDDRMNKRSGAPRTGNIFAIISSKMASQGFSRTPEQCQTRLKRLRSKFRQCYENNIRGRRQVHCRFYNQLGRVLVKDFEPDPSLSDDPEPEDSQPEPGASSSAQDERRKVPWSDRETVILLEVWGDAQEKQSSGRTSSNVLLFTEIADKLAESGFSRTAEQCQTRVKRLKSTYWQCRDSPSNGKIDFRFYELMEQILDKQPSTSAAASSAVTDSIEISEESADEEDSNAAESAVSAEKTPQNSWTDEETLGLISVWGDPEIQEAFAAPVANRLVHANIAERMKELGYSRTGEQCRWKMKALRNNYRNSYERKLSGKVVDYRFYDLLEKILGPRVENEEGDDALEQIPGALSSVCADPANLPWTEVETMTLVQVWAADDVQLSLKMSVRNGHVYADIADKMAALGYTRTAEQCQNRIKRLKKTYRRHCNSRRNGARAAFQYFHLMDPVLNGSSAEDVSTSWSLPAEKENKVSTSQPTPDSAKKTPWSEQETRTLLQVWGDDGVQLTLRGCQKNRHVFNYISDRMSDSGYSRTPDQCYTRIKRLKHGFLHEKEEFKFFVEMEEIFSRDLSVDESVAEEPDEVPAEQESEAVPAEVQWTSDTTKHPWGDPETRVLLEIWGSEDMQESLRSCTKNKHVFVLISEAMVGRGYPRTPEQCQTRIKRLRANFRHFLDGRKGENECKFFQQLSHIFGDKYGSLDTSPDDPDDQEEPVDCVS; this is encoded by the exons ATGAGAGGCTCCTGTTCCTTTGTGCTTCTAGCTCATCGGCTGTCCGGCATTTGTCGACTGGCCCAGCTCTGTCATGGTG ccCATGACCTCCCCGTCCACTACCTCCGCCTCCTGGCCACACCTGTCCAGCTGCTGTCGGCCGCCATGTGGCACACTGTCCAGGGTGGATTGGTGGACCGCTTTGGGGTTCTGGAAGAgtttgtttccatgacaacggAACTGGTACCAGAACTGATGAACTACAGCCAGAGGAGTCAGCTGATCCTGGGCCTGCGAGCCAGG CTGGTTCTGGAGATGTGTCGAGGTGATGATCCGGTGGACTTTGAGGTCATCCAACCCCACCTTGATCGGATGAAAGCTCCTGCGAGTGGCACCAAAGACCACCAG TTGACCGtggaccaggtggaggagtcGGAGGTCAACTTTGTGGAGCTGGTCCACTCAATACTGGACGACCCAGCAGAGAAGAAGTTCTTCTTTGAG GAAGTGTTCCCGATGTACTTTGGGTCCAAGTTTGATGCTGCTCTGGAAATGCTGATGTGGGAGTTCATCTCCCGACTGGACGAGCTGTTGCCTCTCCCTGACTTCACTCAG CTGGCCGCCCTGCTGGGTGACGCTCCAGCCTTTCTGGATGACTGTCTCACGTCCTTCTTCCCTCCAGAGGACATGAAGGCAGTCCTCCAGCACCACCGACAGCTGGGACACTTCCAGGAGAAAG ATCCTCGTCTGCTGCCTATGGACAACTGCATTCTCACCTCCATGTCTCTTTCACCTGCTGCCCGACGAGCTGGGACCTCTGCCCCTCCCATCTCTGCCCACAAAGACCCCCCAGACCACATTATTATCTCAGAGAGCAGCCGCCTCCGTCCTGGCAGTCTGAAGGCCGATGAAACTATTGACCTGACACTGGGCAGCGCAGTGCCAGACAGTGATGACGAGAGCTGCATCATCCGAGGGTGGgtccagaggaagaggaagctgagCCAAGGGGAGGACCTCCCCCCTAAACTCAT GAAGTCTCACTTGGATGAGCAGTACTCTGCCgtttctcctctcatctccaTCTGGGGTGACTACACTGCGGAGGGCCCAGCTCCTCACAGCCTCCTCCGCACAGCCACTGACGACTCTCAGGAAGATTCTGGCCTGGCCCAGATCGACTCCAAGGTTCCGTGGTCGGACGAGGAGACGATGACCCTGCTGGACATCTGGGGCCAAGACTCGACCCAACGGGCTCTGAAGCGCTGCCTCAAGAACCGACACATCTTCGCGCAGATCGCCCAGAAGATGGCCGAGCATGGTTACGCAAGGTCCACCGAACAGTGCCAGACCCGGATTAAGAGGCTGAAGAAGTGTTTTCGTAGGAATGTCAG AGGGAACTCTGGGAATGAATACAAATTCTACGAGCAGCTGCAGCGAGTTCTGGGGTCCTCACGGCCGCCTGACCATCTTGAGGTCTCTTACGACGTCGACGAGattgtggaggaggaagagtctcGTGATGCCGATGAGGAGCTGCAGTTTGTGGGACAAGCGACCGCCCTAGAGACAG TTTCAGGTGTTCGTGTTCCCTGGACCGACCTGGAGACCCTCACCCTGATCAACACATGGGGAGACGACCGGATGAATAAGAGGAGTGGAGCACCGCGCACTGGCAACATCTTTGCCATCATCTCCAGCAAAATGGCCTCCCAAGGGTTTTCTAGAACCCCAGAACAATGCCAGACCCGCCTGAAACGGCTCAGGTCAAAGTTCCGTCAGTGCTATGAGAACAA CATCAGAGGGCGCCGACAGGTCCACTGCAGATTCTACAACCAGCTGGGTCGAGTTCTGGTCAAAGACTTCGAGCCAGATCCGTCCCTGAGTGATGACCCAGAACCCGAAGACTCCCAGCCAGAACCAG GTGCCTCCAGCAGTGCCCAGGATGAGCGCAGGAAGGTTCCGTGGTCAGACAGGGAGACGGTGATCCTCTTGGAGGTCTGGGGTGATGCACAG GAAAAGCAGAGCTCGGGTCGAACGTCGAGCAATGTCTTGCTCTTCACTGAGATTGCAGACAAGCTGGCGGAGAGCGGATTCAGTCGCACCGCGGAACAGTGTCAGACCCGTGTGAAGCGCCTTAAGTCCACATACTGGCAGTGCCGGGACAGTCCCAG TAACGGGAAGATAGACTTCCGCTTCTACGAACTGATGGAGCAGATTCTGGACAAACAACCGTCTACGTCCGCCGCTGCCTCCTCTGCTGTGACGGACTCCATTGAGATCTCTGAAGAGTCTGCCGACGAGGAAGATTCCAACGCGGCAG AATCAGCCGTGTCGGCGGAAAAGACACCTCAGAACTCATGGACTGACGAGGAAACCTTGGGGCTCATCAGTGTTTGGGGTGACCCCGAAATTCAGGAGGCGTTTGCGGCGCCGGTCGCTAACAGGCTGGTCCACGCAAACATCGCAGAGAGAATGAAGGAACTCGGCTACTCCAGAACTGGAGAGCAATGTCGCTGGAAGATGAAGGCTCTCCGGAACAACTACCGTAACAGCTACGAGAGGAAATT GAGCGGGAAGGTGGTGGACTACCGCTTCTACGACCTGCTGGAGAAGATTCTGGGTCCTCGAGTGGAGAACGAGGAGGGAGACGATGCACTCGAGCAGATTCCAG GTGCCCTGTCTTCAGTCTGTGCTGACCCGGCCAATCTGCCGTGGACGGAGGTGGAGACGATGACTTTGGTGCAGGTGTGGGCCGCTGATGACGTCCAGCTCAGCCTGAAGATGAGTGTCCGCAATGGTCACGTTTATGCCGACATTGCAGACAAGATGGCTGCCTTAGGCTACACAAGGACGGCAGAACAGTGCCAGAATCGAATAAAGAGGCTGAAGAAGACGTACAGGCGGCACTGCAACAGTCGGAG GAACGGTGCGCGGGCTGCGTTCCAGTACTTCCACCTGATGGATCCGGTCTTGAACGGATCTTCCGCTGAAGATGTCTCTACCTCGTGGAGTCTTCCTGCTGAGAAGGAAAACAAGGTGTCGACCAGCCAGCCGACCCCTGATTCAGCCAAGAAAACGCCGTGGTCTGAGCAGGAGACGCGAACGCTGCTGCAGGTGTGGGGGGATGACGGCGTCCAGCTGACCCTGAGAGGCTGCCAGAAGAACCGTCACGTCTTCAACTACATCTCTGACCGAATGAGCGACAGTGGCTACAGCCGGACGCCGGACCAGTGCTACACTCGGATCAAACGCCTCAAACACGGATTCCTGCACGAGAA GGAGGAGTTCAAGTTCTTTGTGGAGATGGAAGAAATCTTCAGTCGAGACCTGAGTGTGGACGAGTCGGTGGCAGAAGAACCAGACGAAGTGCCCGCAGAGCAGGAGAGTGAAGCAG TGCCTGCTGAAGTCCAGTGGACGTCAGACACCACCAAACACCCTTGGGGCGACCCGGAGACCCGGGTGCTTCTGGAGATCTGGGGCAGCGAGGACATGCAGGAGAGCCTGCGCAGTTGCACCAAAAACAAGCACGTCTTCGTCTTGATCTCCGAGGCCATGGTGGGCCGCGGCTACCCGAGGACACCCGAGCAGTGCCAGACGCGTATCAAGAGGCTGCGCGCCAACTTCAGGCACTTCCTGGATGGCAGGAA agGAGAGAACGAGTGCAAGTTCTTCCAGCAGCTCTCCCACATCTTTGGAGACAAGTACGGGAGCCTGGACACGTCGCCTGATGACCCTGACGACCAGGAGGAGCCTGttg ATTGCGTGTCTTGA